A part of Camelus bactrianus isolate YW-2024 breed Bactrian camel chromosome 7, ASM4877302v1, whole genome shotgun sequence genomic DNA contains:
- the NDUFB2 gene encoding NADH dehydrogenase [ubiquinone] 1 beta subcomplex subunit 2, mitochondrial, which yields MSALTRLAPFVRFGGHFFGGRRVRAAGGCGVRHAGGGVHIEPRYRQFPQLTRSQVIQAEFFSGTMWFWILWRLWHDSDAVLGHFPYPDPSQWTDEELGILPDDED from the exons ATGTCGGCTTTGACGCGGCTGGCGCCTTTCGTGCGCTTTGGAGGCCACTTCTTCGGAGGCCGCCGCGTGCGGGCGGCTGGAGGCTGTGGCGTCCGTCA TGCTGGTGGTGGTGTGCATATCGAGCCCCGGTACAGACAGTTTCCCCAGCTAACCAGATCCCAGGTGATCCAGGCCGAGTTCTTCAGCGGAACCATGTGGTTCTGGATCCTCTGGCGCCTTTGGCATGACTCAGATGCTGTGCTG GGTCATTTTCCATATCCAGATCCTTCCCAGTGGACTGATGAAGAATTAGGAATCCTTCCTGATGATGAAGACTGA